One Anatilimnocola floriformis genomic window, TCCAACGGCGAATTCATCAGCGTGCGAACGTGGGGCGGCCCGAGTTTGGATTCCGGAATCGGCGTCGCTAACGATGCGGCGGGCAACGTCTACGTGACGGGTAAATTCTACGGCCAAACAGCCGCCGATTTTGATCCCGGTCCCGGCACGCTGCTGCGCAACAGTGTGGGGACACAAGATGGCTACCTGATGAAATTCAAGGCAGCGACCGGCGTGATTGCGAGTCGCCTGTGGAATGATTTGGATGGCGATGGTTTGCAAGAAGCGGGCGAACCAGGCTTAGCCGGCGCCGTGGTGGAATTGTTCGCCACCACCGACGCGACGATCGACAATTTGTACGATGGCCGCCGAGCCAGTGTGATCACCGATGAAACGGGTGAGGTGCGCTTCGAGGGGCTGGCCAGCGGCAACTATTTTATTAAGGTCCACGCGCCAATCGGCTTCGCTGTTTCCCCACTGAATGTGGGCAACGATGACGATGACGCTGTCGACAGCGACTTGCTCTCGACTGGAACGACTGCGCTCATCACCTTGCAGACTGGTGAACAGCAGACGCAGGTCGGCTTCGGATTGACGGGCGCCAAGCCGGAATTTGGCATTGCGGCTGCTTTGCGTAGCGCTGGCAGCGATACGGTGAACAAAGTGGTCGCTGATCGCGATGGCAACCTCTACGTCGCCGGCAGTTTTCAAAATGCGTTGGATTTCGATCCCGGTCCCGCCACCGTCAAATTGACGCCTAGGTTTGACGTGGACGCCTTCGTCGCCAAGTACACCGCGACCGGCGCGCTCGTGTGGGTGCGAAACTTTGGTCACAGCGGAACTTCGACAGGCGTTGATCTGGCAGTCGATGACGATGGCAATGTGGTGGTAGCTGTCGACTTCAGCACTTCGATCGATGCCGACCCGAGCTACTACGTCGATCGCTATCTGAACAGTCGCGGCAGCAGCGATTCGCTGCTGGTCAAGCTCGATCAGGCGGGAACCATGCAGTGGTACACTGTCCTGGGTGGCAATGGCAGCGACAACGTCAGCGCGCTCACAACCGATGCAGCAGGAAACCTGCTGATTGCCGGCTCATTTTCAGGGACGCGCACTTTTGATCCCTTGTTCATTGCGCCAGACAAAGTGACCTCGGCAGGCAGTACCGATGCTTACGTGCTGAAGTTGACTGCGGACGGCCGCTTTATGTGGGTGAAAACTTGGGGTGGCACCGGCGCTGATGCGATTCGTGATCTGGCCGTCGATGCGGACGGAAACATCGTTTCGATTGGCAATTTTGCTGGAACGGTCGACTTTGATCCTGCTGCTACGACACTCAATCTGGTTTCCGCCGGCAACTCCGATGCCTTCATCTCGAAGCTGACTGCCAGTGGCGGCTTGGCCTGGGCGAAGCGTTTTGGTAACAGCGGCAACGATGTGGAGAACAACGAGATCGCTGTCGACGCCGACGGCAATGTGTTCGCCGGCGGCGCATTTCAGGGCACGTTCAACTTCGGCGGCTCGCAGATCAGTACCAACGGCAACAACTTGGATGGCTACGTGGCCAAATGGAACGCGGCCGGACAGTTGGCTTGGGTCCGTCAGTTTGGTGGCAGTGGCGCCGACGGCGTGTATGGGCTCACGGTCGACGCCGAGGGGGCAGCTTACGCCACTGGTTCTTACACCGGAACGGCTTATTTTTCCGATCCCACGAAAACGGTTGTCCGAACCAGTCAGGCCGATACCGATGCGTTCGTGCAGAAGTGGGCCAGCGATGGAAAGATGGTGGCCTTCTACAACTTGCCCGGCAGTGGCAGCAACCGCGGCAACGATGTCAATCTGGATCCGGAAGGTCTGCTGCTCGTGGGGGGCAACTTCACGAACACCGCCGATCTCGATCCCACCTCGAACAGCTTCTCGGTCACTGCCCAAGGTACAGATGGATTCATTACGAAGTTTCGTCCCGATCTGATGTCGCAACCTTGGATCTCGCTGGCCGCGCAACCGGTCACCGAGAACCAAGGGATGCAAATCGTAGGGCAAATCACTTTGCACGACCTGCCGCTGGATGATCCGTTCACGCTGCAACTGTTCCAGACGCCGGCCGGTGTGTTCACGATTGAAGACGGCAATCTGCTGCTGGCCGATACCGATCTGCTCGATTATGAAATGCCGCCGTCGCTCACCATCGGCATTCGCGCCACTAGCCAAGCTGGGCGACTGGTCGAGCAGCTCTTTACGATCACGCTGCAAAATGCCAACGAACGGCCGACGATCGCGCCGCTCAGCGATGCGCTGGTGACATACGGTTCTCCCTTCACTCGCGTGGGATCGTTCACCGATCCCGATGCGGGCGATACTTGGACGGCCACGGTCGATTACGGCGCCGGCGGCGGCGTGGTGCCGCTGACACTCGCGGCGAATCGTACGTTTACGCTGTCATACGCGTATGCCAATGCTGGAAAATATCCCGTGACGGTAACCGTCACCGATGCCGGTGGGCTGAGCCATACGCGCACGATGAACGTGGAAATGGCCTACCTGCCGCTCCCCACTCTCGTGATCAAC contains:
- a CDS encoding PKD domain-containing protein yields the protein MTTGAAGYETYDGIEVDQQGNMYVTTETELIKFSADRAKLWSVKLDDAWQIDLDAAGNVYVTGEFFGGTITVPGVNGNVVVTEHGRTDLYLFKFNPEGKALWGRVMGGAGDERAGHFAVDGPGNVYIGGMFFETSTFGDTQLTSAGVGDGFISKLTTDGDFIWTRAIVGRHYESVVGVDADNDGNVYITGSYYGQVSLPGVAGSTLTLDDPGTYSSTFVAKLNTSGEFVWAHGEYGGTNTYAGLLKFDPAGSIVLSGRYLGPVDFDPGPDVSWLHYMDYGSGGYDLYVVKLNLDGQLVWAKSLGGDASEFIGETAIGPQGQIFIAGTISGEGDFDPSSFDYFLNTPGNDAFLAALDSNGEFISVRTWGGPSLDSGIGVANDAAGNVYVTGKFYGQTAADFDPGPGTLLRNSVGTQDGYLMKFKAATGVIASRLWNDLDGDGLQEAGEPGLAGAVVELFATTDATIDNLYDGRRASVITDETGEVRFEGLASGNYFIKVHAPIGFAVSPLNVGNDDDDAVDSDLLSTGTTALITLQTGEQQTQVGFGLTGAKPEFGIAAALRSAGSDTVNKVVADRDGNLYVAGSFQNALDFDPGPATVKLTPRFDVDAFVAKYTATGALVWVRNFGHSGTSTGVDLAVDDDGNVVVAVDFSTSIDADPSYYVDRYLNSRGSSDSLLVKLDQAGTMQWYTVLGGNGSDNVSALTTDAAGNLLIAGSFSGTRTFDPLFIAPDKVTSAGSTDAYVLKLTADGRFMWVKTWGGTGADAIRDLAVDADGNIVSIGNFAGTVDFDPAATTLNLVSAGNSDAFISKLTASGGLAWAKRFGNSGNDVENNEIAVDADGNVFAGGAFQGTFNFGGSQISTNGNNLDGYVAKWNAAGQLAWVRQFGGSGADGVYGLTVDAEGAAYATGSYTGTAYFSDPTKTVVRTSQADTDAFVQKWASDGKMVAFYNLPGSGSNRGNDVNLDPEGLLLVGGNFTNTADLDPTSNSFSVTAQGTDGFITKFRPDLMSQPWISLAAQPVTENQGMQIVGQITLHDLPLDDPFTLQLFQTPAGVFTIEDGNLLLADTDLLDYEMPPSLTIGIRATSQAGRLVEQLFTITLQNANERPTIAPLSDALVTYGSPFTRVGSFTDPDAGDTWTATVDYGAGGGVVPLTLAANRTFTLSYAYANAGKYPVTVTVTDAGGLSHTRTMNVEMAYLPLPTLVINGNQAGVRGETLKFEGGIIGALPAGVNTITWNFGDGSTPIEVPITGAWQNQSHIFTDVGDYKVTMRLQLADGRSVTQQMPVEVTSTSVRVDQADHSFTTLVIGGTTQGDVIRLRTSETGLQAFWQRALLGTYKDIDRVIVYGQAGNDFIMGAAAAGIELWSFGGSGNDFLIGSDGHDVLMGDSGNDLMIGRGGRDLSVGGSGSDVLLDDGGDDIQIAGTLTLPDLPIGLGNIMREWTSTRSFVDRVNNLKGDLSGTYANDKTLLLVNQTVFNDNSADFLWGGSTSDWFFADENDDLIADHWFNDFVDLLE